A single window of Engraulis encrasicolus isolate BLACKSEA-1 chromosome 20, IST_EnEncr_1.0, whole genome shotgun sequence DNA harbors:
- the pogza gene encoding pogo transposable element with ZNF domain isoform X1, which produces MIPQILQQLQVVSSSSQPILPTVGTTQPLVISQNIPVNAVAPNMQKAVGFILNGRTYLTGGQPFVTGAAQPFVTPKMYPPAQGPTVQVPVTITLTGPSGIQTVSAMATAGLSQFNQFSPAPLIATTTNNNNTAATNNNNTATTTPAPAPTPAVPAPTSTVSASGEGVPVPQPKPPATLPSPVVMKPSPQPSMPISTPMVPQPKPSAALPSPVVMKSSPQHSMSISTPMVPQPKPPAALPSPVVMKSSPQHSTTISMPIVTTGTYAPIKIAPAPVSPVTIAPAPIAPPTFAPAPVAPSVKVAQVRVVPASRPLPPPPPPPLSPPPPSTSTFQLRAPASRSKASQSCKRCGSPYKMIASLRGYMCMCNKLLLKAIQATEPKKKKPKRPKNPEELLGSGGGSLKSPKKPPPVVPPSFTSSSRYAKPPRRGGSSDDEESDDDDEEEEQQKQKPPRRRRPKNSQAHMVEGEGGVDETGKLIILVEDFYYGVYRGANSEKRTPDNAITFKCHLCDKRLKNNLKMMVHTKHHVEMDQQYEAETQTTCQHCFRSFSSPLSLQYHVESVHSQAESSTKCRICELAYENEPVFLQHMKSTHKPGEMPYICQVCGFRSSFYLDVIFHFRDLHSNTTNLLCPYCLKVFRCSSSYQLHYSRHQKKSVLHCDKCRLQFLFTKEKSDHKQAHHITHRTPKQLEGLKPGTRVTIRTYAALPPGPSSAPVQRVVDTMSMPPPALEPIYPDRQPTPTRSVTPISPGPLSPKHVSPRLATPNREEAYNSTVSPTPTAAAPTMPTTTMPMPMPMAMPLPTRKIPSVSQQEIMAKFEKQRSPLETASCVECTFEIPNYVQHYPTYVHCNLCRYSTCCSRSYANHMINNHVPRKTGQFSKYLSMFRRCQKGVMMYCLSCEFSTDLGDTMANHLVENPEHEGSSPRSAAAGFPGGYKRFLYVPSKAFGKTQSGSSSSSMVSPKTSSTPVARAAPDMTPSAATLQLEKLFSSSSLPIKTEKMTPKKVLLNGSESTTTTAGGARTEGACLSSKQLKTVLYALCCGIPQAAARFQTAPALIQAWLLDRKSQGPSKGGRRGLGPRAADKLAEWVLAQREQQLAVDEDTLFAKAKECVGGTDPGLGQDWAVDFLLQHELGVQPVGTEGARMLPQSVQDGVRSFARFIKKQVGTGAGGFGESNVGAVDEVAVFIDLQQLGRIATLPSAFHLTELGTPLMDVVLSAMADGTLLPAMVFLKGTPPACTAAVPASVFLEAKPEGFSDEERLNLWLSKVWRPYINPSGGGKGLLVMDPYRGHLADDFLAALNSANTLPAVVPKACSCCLQPLEACSGPVLREFLQACWSQQVSSAPESLVGAQPDELALLLIGWLAELLQVLGARPDLLQRSFKTVMEPPAVEEGAAAWDGQDVATKGLVQELTTALLQSNPLETDGHRDDGMEEDD; this is translated from the exons ATGATCCCCCAGATCCTGCAACAACTCCAGGtggtgtcatcatcatcacagcccATCCTGCCAACCGTTGGCACCACACAACCCCTTGTTATCTCGCAG AATATTCCGGTAAACGCAGTTGCTCCCAACATGCAGAAAGCCGTTGGATTCATCTTGAACGGGCGCACCTACCTGACTGGTG GACAACCGTTTGTCACTGGTGCAGCACAACCGTTTGTCACGCCTAAGATGTACCCGCCAGCTCAGGGCCCTACGGTTCAGGTGCCAGTCACCATCACGCTGACAGGGCCCTCAGGGATACAGACTGTCAGTGCCATGGCCACCGCCGGGCTCTCCCAGTTCAACCAGTTTAGCCCAGCCCCActcatcgccaccaccaccaacaacaacaacaccgctgccaccaacaacaacaacaccgccaccaccactccagccccagccccaaccccggCTGTACCCGCGCCGACCAGTACAGTCTCTGCGTCAG GTGAAGGTGTGCCCGTTCCTCAGCCAAAGCCGCCAGCTACCCTTCCCTCACCTGTGGTGATGAAGCCCAGCCCACAGCCCAGCATGCCCATCAGCACGCCCATGGTTCCGCAGCCAAAGCCATCAGCTGCCCTTCCCTCGCCTGTGGTGATGAAGTCCAGCCCACAGCACAGCATGTCCATCAGCACGCCCATGGTTCCACAGCCAAAGCCACCAGCTGCCCTTCCCTCGCCTGTGGTGATGAAGTCcagcccacagcacagcacaaccatCAGCATGCCCATCGTTACTACGGGAACATATGCCCCGATAAAGATTGCCCCCGCACCCGTCTCTCCAGTAACTATTGCTCCAGCACCAATCGCACCACCAACCTTCGCCCCTGCACCAGTCGCTCCATCAGTCAAGGTGGCCCAAGTGAGGGTGGTTCCAGCGAGcagacctcttcctcctccgccccctcctccgctctcccctccacctcccagcACCAGCACTTTCCAGCTCAGAG CACCAGCCAGTCGTTCCAAGGCATCCCAGTCGTGTAAACGATGTGGATCCCCGTATAAGATGATTGCCTCACTGCGCGGATACATGTGT ATGTGCAACAAGCTCTTGCTGAAGGCCATCCAGGCCACGGAGCCCAAGAAGAAGAAGCCCAAGCGCCCCAAGAACCCCGAGGAGCTCCTGGGCAGCGGAGGAGGCTCCCTCAAGTCCCCCAAGAAACCTCCTCCGGTAGTCcccccctccttcacctcctcctcgcgTTACGCCAAGCCACCTCGCCGCGGGGGCTCCTCTGATGATGAAGAgtcggatgatgatgatgaggaggaagagcaaCAGAAACAAAAACCACCACGCCGCCGCCGCCCTAAGAACAGCCAAGCACACATGGTGGAGGGCGAGGGCGGGGTGGACGAGACCGGCAAGCTGATCATCCTGGTGGAGGACTTCTACTACGGCGTCTACCGTGGAGCCAACTCCGAGAAGAGGACGCCGGACAACGCCATCACCTTCAAGTGTCACCTGTGCGACAAGCGGCTCAAGAACAACCTCAA gaTGATGGTGCACACTAAGCACCACGTGGAGATGGACCAGCAGTACGAGGCGGAGACCCAGACCACGTGCCAGCACTGCTTCCGCAGCTTCTCATCCCCCCTCAGCCTGCAGTACCACGTAGAGAGTGTGCACAGCCAGGCAGAGTCCTCCA CCAAGTGTCGTATCTGTGAGCTGGCCTACGAGAACGAGCCCGTCTTCCTGCAGCACATGAAGAGCACCCACAAACCCGGAGAGATGCCCTACATCTGCCAA GTGTGCGGCTTCCGCTCCTCGTTCTACCTGGACGTGATCTTCCACTTCCGAGACCTGCACAGCAACACCACCAACCTGCTCTGCCCCTACTGCCTCAAGGTCTTCAGGTGCAGCAGCAGCTACCAACTGCACTACAGCCGACACCAG AAAAAGTCGGTGTTGCATTGTGACAAGTGCAGACTGCAGTTCCTGTTCACAAAGGAAAAGAGTGACCACAAGCAAGCGCACCACATCACGCACCGCACACCAAAACAGCTGGAGGGCCTGAAGCCTGGCACCAGG GTGACCATCCGTACCTACGCCGCCCTGCCCCCGGGCCCCAGCAGTGCCCCTGTGCAGAGGGTGGTGGACACCATGTCCATGCCCCCTCCTGCGCTGGAGCCCATCTACCCCGACAGACAGCCCACGCCCACACGATCCGTCACCCCCATCTCCCCCGGCCCCCTGTCCCCCAAGCACGTCTCCCCCAGGCTGGCCACCCCCAACCGCGAGGAGGCCTACAACAGCACCGTGAGCCCCacgcccactgctgctgcccccaccATGCCCACCACCActatgcccatgcccatgcccatggccATGCCTCTACCCACCCGCAAGATCCCCAGCGTGAGCCAGCAAGAGATCATGGCTAAATTCGAGAAGCAGAG GTCCCCGTTGGAGACGGCTAGCTGTGTGGAGTGCACCTTTGAGATTCCCAACTATGTGCAGCATTACCCTACCTACGTCCACTGCAACCTCTGCAGATACAGCACCTGCTGCTCACGCTCATACGCCAATCACATGATCAA TAACCATGTTCCTCGGAAGACCGGACAATTCAGCAAGTACCTGTCTATGTTCAGGCGATGCCAAAA GGGAGTCATGATGTACTGTTTGTCATGCGAGTTCTCTACGGACCTGGGAGACACAATGGCCAACCACCTGGTGGAGAACCCAGAGCACGAAGGAAGCTCCCCTAGATCTGCAG CAGCAGGATTCCCAGGAGGATACAAAAG GTTCCTCTACGTACCAAGCAAAGCTTTTGGGAAAACCcagagcggcagcagcagcagcagcatggttAGTCCCAAGACCAGTTCCACCCCTGTGGCTCGCGCTGCGCCAGACATGACCCCCTCCGCCGCCACCTTGCAGCTGGAGAAACTGTTCTCGAGCTCAAGCCTGCCAATCAAGACCGAGAAAATGACCCCGAAGAAAGTTCTGCTGAACGGATCtgaatccaccaccaccactgccggtGGAGCGAGGACGGAGGGCGCATGTCTGTCGTCAAAGCAGTTGAAGACGGTGCTGTACGCGCTGTGCTGTGGCATTCCCCAGGCGGCCGCCCGCTTCCAAACCGCGCCGGCCCTCATCCAGGCCTGGCTGCTGGACCGCAAGAGCCAGGGCCCCAGCAAAGGGGGCCGGCGGGGGCTGGGGCCCCGCGCTGCTGACAAGCTGGCCGAGTGGGTGCTGGCGCAGCGCGAGCAGCAGCTGGCCGTGGACGAGGACACACTCTTCGCAAAGGCCAAGGAGTGCGTGGGCGGAACCGATCCGGGTCTGGGCCAGGACTGGGCCGTGGATTTCCTGCTGCAGCACGAACTGGGCGTGCAGCCGGTGGGCACCGAGGGCGCCAGGATGCTGCCGCAGAGCGTGCAGGACGGAGTGCGCTCATTTGCGCGCTTCATAAAGAAGCAGGTGGGCACGGGCGCTGGTGGGTTTGGCGAGAGCAACGTTGGAGCCGTAGACGAGGTGGCGGTGTTCATCGACCTCCAGCAGCTGGGGAGGATCGCCACCCTGCCCTCTGCATTCCACCTCACCGAGCTGGGCACCCCTCTCATGGATGTGGTCCTGTCCGCCATGGCCGACGGCACCCTTCTGCCCGCCATGGTGTTCCTCAAGGGCACACCCCCGGCCTGCACCGCCGCCGTGCCCGCCTCCGTCTTCCTGGAGGCCAAACCTGAAGGCTTCTCGGACGAGGAGCGGCTGAATCTCTGGCTGTCCAAGGTCTGGCGGCCCTACATCAACCCCAGCGGCGGCGGTAAAGGCCTCCTGGTCATGGACCCCTACCGCGGCCACCTGGCGGATGACTTCCTTGCCGCCCTCAACAGCGCCAACACCCTACCCGCCGTGGTACCCAAAGCCTGCTCCTGTTGCCTGCAGCCGCTGGAGGCGTGCTCGGGCCCCGTGCTCCGGGAGTTCCTCCAGGCCTGCTGGAGCCAGCAGGTGAGCTCGGCCCCCGAGAGCCTGGTGGGAGCCCAGCCCGACGAGCTGGCCCTGCTCCTGATTGGCTGGCTGGCGGAGCTGCTGCAGGTGCTGGGGGCGCGGCCGGACCTGCTGCAGAGGTCCTTCAAGACCGTCATGGAGCCTCCAGCAGTGGAGGAGGGGGCGGCGGCCTGGGATGGGCAGGATGTGGCCACCAAGGGTCTGGTACAGGAGCTGACCACAGCCCTGCTGCAGAGCAACCCGCTGGAGACCGATGGCCATAGAGACGATGGGATGGAAGAGGACGACTGA
- the pogza gene encoding pogo transposable element with ZNF domain isoform X2 yields the protein MIPQILQQLQVVSSSSQPILPTVGTTQPLVISQNIPVNAVAPNMQKAVGFILNGRTYLTGGQPFVTGAAQPFVTPKMYPPAQGPTVQVPVTITLTGPSGIQTVSAMATAGLSQFNQFSPAPLIATTTNNNNTAATNNNNTATTTPAPAPTPAVPAPTSTVSASGEGVPVPQPKPPATLPSPVVMKPSPQPSMPISTPMVPQPKPSAALPSPVVMKSSPQHSMSISTPMVPQPKPPAALPSPVVMKSSPQHSTTISMPIVTTGTYAPIKIAPAPVSPVTIAPAPIAPPTFAPAPVAPSVKVAQVRVVPASRPLPPPPPPPLSPPPPSTSTFQLRAPASRSKASQSCKRCGSPYKMIASLRGYMCMCNKLLLKAIQATEPKKKKPKRPKNPEELLGSGGGSLKSPKKPPPVVPPSFTSSSRYAKPPRRGGSSDDEESDDDDEEEEQQKQKPPRRRRPKNSQAHMVEGEGGVDETGKLIILVEDFYYGVYRGANSEKRTPDNAITFKCHLCDKRLKNNLKMMVHTKHHVEMDQQYEAETQTTCQHCFRSFSSPLSLQYHVESVHSQAESSTKCRICELAYENEPVFLQHMKSTHKPGEMPYICQVCGFRSSFYLDVIFHFRDLHSNTTNLLCPYCLKVFRCSSSYQLHYSRHQKKSVLHCDKCRLQFLFTKEKSDHKQAHHITHRTPKQLEGLKPGTRVTIRTYAALPPGPSSAPVQRVVDTMSMPPPALEPIYPDRQPTPTRSVTPISPGPLSPKHVSPRLATPNREEAYNSTVSPTPTAAAPTMPTTTMPMPMPMAMPLPTRKIPSVSQQEIMAKFEKQRSPLETASCVECTFEIPNYVQHYPTYVHCNLCRYSTCCSRSYANHMINNHVPRKTGQFSKYLSMFRRCQKGVMMYCLSCEFSTDLGDTMANHLVENPEHEGSSPRSAAGFPGGYKRFLYVPSKAFGKTQSGSSSSSMVSPKTSSTPVARAAPDMTPSAATLQLEKLFSSSSLPIKTEKMTPKKVLLNGSESTTTTAGGARTEGACLSSKQLKTVLYALCCGIPQAAARFQTAPALIQAWLLDRKSQGPSKGGRRGLGPRAADKLAEWVLAQREQQLAVDEDTLFAKAKECVGGTDPGLGQDWAVDFLLQHELGVQPVGTEGARMLPQSVQDGVRSFARFIKKQVGTGAGGFGESNVGAVDEVAVFIDLQQLGRIATLPSAFHLTELGTPLMDVVLSAMADGTLLPAMVFLKGTPPACTAAVPASVFLEAKPEGFSDEERLNLWLSKVWRPYINPSGGGKGLLVMDPYRGHLADDFLAALNSANTLPAVVPKACSCCLQPLEACSGPVLREFLQACWSQQVSSAPESLVGAQPDELALLLIGWLAELLQVLGARPDLLQRSFKTVMEPPAVEEGAAAWDGQDVATKGLVQELTTALLQSNPLETDGHRDDGMEEDD from the exons ATGATCCCCCAGATCCTGCAACAACTCCAGGtggtgtcatcatcatcacagcccATCCTGCCAACCGTTGGCACCACACAACCCCTTGTTATCTCGCAG AATATTCCGGTAAACGCAGTTGCTCCCAACATGCAGAAAGCCGTTGGATTCATCTTGAACGGGCGCACCTACCTGACTGGTG GACAACCGTTTGTCACTGGTGCAGCACAACCGTTTGTCACGCCTAAGATGTACCCGCCAGCTCAGGGCCCTACGGTTCAGGTGCCAGTCACCATCACGCTGACAGGGCCCTCAGGGATACAGACTGTCAGTGCCATGGCCACCGCCGGGCTCTCCCAGTTCAACCAGTTTAGCCCAGCCCCActcatcgccaccaccaccaacaacaacaacaccgctgccaccaacaacaacaacaccgccaccaccactccagccccagccccaaccccggCTGTACCCGCGCCGACCAGTACAGTCTCTGCGTCAG GTGAAGGTGTGCCCGTTCCTCAGCCAAAGCCGCCAGCTACCCTTCCCTCACCTGTGGTGATGAAGCCCAGCCCACAGCCCAGCATGCCCATCAGCACGCCCATGGTTCCGCAGCCAAAGCCATCAGCTGCCCTTCCCTCGCCTGTGGTGATGAAGTCCAGCCCACAGCACAGCATGTCCATCAGCACGCCCATGGTTCCACAGCCAAAGCCACCAGCTGCCCTTCCCTCGCCTGTGGTGATGAAGTCcagcccacagcacagcacaaccatCAGCATGCCCATCGTTACTACGGGAACATATGCCCCGATAAAGATTGCCCCCGCACCCGTCTCTCCAGTAACTATTGCTCCAGCACCAATCGCACCACCAACCTTCGCCCCTGCACCAGTCGCTCCATCAGTCAAGGTGGCCCAAGTGAGGGTGGTTCCAGCGAGcagacctcttcctcctccgccccctcctccgctctcccctccacctcccagcACCAGCACTTTCCAGCTCAGAG CACCAGCCAGTCGTTCCAAGGCATCCCAGTCGTGTAAACGATGTGGATCCCCGTATAAGATGATTGCCTCACTGCGCGGATACATGTGT ATGTGCAACAAGCTCTTGCTGAAGGCCATCCAGGCCACGGAGCCCAAGAAGAAGAAGCCCAAGCGCCCCAAGAACCCCGAGGAGCTCCTGGGCAGCGGAGGAGGCTCCCTCAAGTCCCCCAAGAAACCTCCTCCGGTAGTCcccccctccttcacctcctcctcgcgTTACGCCAAGCCACCTCGCCGCGGGGGCTCCTCTGATGATGAAGAgtcggatgatgatgatgaggaggaagagcaaCAGAAACAAAAACCACCACGCCGCCGCCGCCCTAAGAACAGCCAAGCACACATGGTGGAGGGCGAGGGCGGGGTGGACGAGACCGGCAAGCTGATCATCCTGGTGGAGGACTTCTACTACGGCGTCTACCGTGGAGCCAACTCCGAGAAGAGGACGCCGGACAACGCCATCACCTTCAAGTGTCACCTGTGCGACAAGCGGCTCAAGAACAACCTCAA gaTGATGGTGCACACTAAGCACCACGTGGAGATGGACCAGCAGTACGAGGCGGAGACCCAGACCACGTGCCAGCACTGCTTCCGCAGCTTCTCATCCCCCCTCAGCCTGCAGTACCACGTAGAGAGTGTGCACAGCCAGGCAGAGTCCTCCA CCAAGTGTCGTATCTGTGAGCTGGCCTACGAGAACGAGCCCGTCTTCCTGCAGCACATGAAGAGCACCCACAAACCCGGAGAGATGCCCTACATCTGCCAA GTGTGCGGCTTCCGCTCCTCGTTCTACCTGGACGTGATCTTCCACTTCCGAGACCTGCACAGCAACACCACCAACCTGCTCTGCCCCTACTGCCTCAAGGTCTTCAGGTGCAGCAGCAGCTACCAACTGCACTACAGCCGACACCAG AAAAAGTCGGTGTTGCATTGTGACAAGTGCAGACTGCAGTTCCTGTTCACAAAGGAAAAGAGTGACCACAAGCAAGCGCACCACATCACGCACCGCACACCAAAACAGCTGGAGGGCCTGAAGCCTGGCACCAGG GTGACCATCCGTACCTACGCCGCCCTGCCCCCGGGCCCCAGCAGTGCCCCTGTGCAGAGGGTGGTGGACACCATGTCCATGCCCCCTCCTGCGCTGGAGCCCATCTACCCCGACAGACAGCCCACGCCCACACGATCCGTCACCCCCATCTCCCCCGGCCCCCTGTCCCCCAAGCACGTCTCCCCCAGGCTGGCCACCCCCAACCGCGAGGAGGCCTACAACAGCACCGTGAGCCCCacgcccactgctgctgcccccaccATGCCCACCACCActatgcccatgcccatgcccatggccATGCCTCTACCCACCCGCAAGATCCCCAGCGTGAGCCAGCAAGAGATCATGGCTAAATTCGAGAAGCAGAG GTCCCCGTTGGAGACGGCTAGCTGTGTGGAGTGCACCTTTGAGATTCCCAACTATGTGCAGCATTACCCTACCTACGTCCACTGCAACCTCTGCAGATACAGCACCTGCTGCTCACGCTCATACGCCAATCACATGATCAA TAACCATGTTCCTCGGAAGACCGGACAATTCAGCAAGTACCTGTCTATGTTCAGGCGATGCCAAAA GGGAGTCATGATGTACTGTTTGTCATGCGAGTTCTCTACGGACCTGGGAGACACAATGGCCAACCACCTGGTGGAGAACCCAGAGCACGAAGGAAGCTCCCCTAGATCTGCAG CAGGATTCCCAGGAGGATACAAAAG GTTCCTCTACGTACCAAGCAAAGCTTTTGGGAAAACCcagagcggcagcagcagcagcagcatggttAGTCCCAAGACCAGTTCCACCCCTGTGGCTCGCGCTGCGCCAGACATGACCCCCTCCGCCGCCACCTTGCAGCTGGAGAAACTGTTCTCGAGCTCAAGCCTGCCAATCAAGACCGAGAAAATGACCCCGAAGAAAGTTCTGCTGAACGGATCtgaatccaccaccaccactgccggtGGAGCGAGGACGGAGGGCGCATGTCTGTCGTCAAAGCAGTTGAAGACGGTGCTGTACGCGCTGTGCTGTGGCATTCCCCAGGCGGCCGCCCGCTTCCAAACCGCGCCGGCCCTCATCCAGGCCTGGCTGCTGGACCGCAAGAGCCAGGGCCCCAGCAAAGGGGGCCGGCGGGGGCTGGGGCCCCGCGCTGCTGACAAGCTGGCCGAGTGGGTGCTGGCGCAGCGCGAGCAGCAGCTGGCCGTGGACGAGGACACACTCTTCGCAAAGGCCAAGGAGTGCGTGGGCGGAACCGATCCGGGTCTGGGCCAGGACTGGGCCGTGGATTTCCTGCTGCAGCACGAACTGGGCGTGCAGCCGGTGGGCACCGAGGGCGCCAGGATGCTGCCGCAGAGCGTGCAGGACGGAGTGCGCTCATTTGCGCGCTTCATAAAGAAGCAGGTGGGCACGGGCGCTGGTGGGTTTGGCGAGAGCAACGTTGGAGCCGTAGACGAGGTGGCGGTGTTCATCGACCTCCAGCAGCTGGGGAGGATCGCCACCCTGCCCTCTGCATTCCACCTCACCGAGCTGGGCACCCCTCTCATGGATGTGGTCCTGTCCGCCATGGCCGACGGCACCCTTCTGCCCGCCATGGTGTTCCTCAAGGGCACACCCCCGGCCTGCACCGCCGCCGTGCCCGCCTCCGTCTTCCTGGAGGCCAAACCTGAAGGCTTCTCGGACGAGGAGCGGCTGAATCTCTGGCTGTCCAAGGTCTGGCGGCCCTACATCAACCCCAGCGGCGGCGGTAAAGGCCTCCTGGTCATGGACCCCTACCGCGGCCACCTGGCGGATGACTTCCTTGCCGCCCTCAACAGCGCCAACACCCTACCCGCCGTGGTACCCAAAGCCTGCTCCTGTTGCCTGCAGCCGCTGGAGGCGTGCTCGGGCCCCGTGCTCCGGGAGTTCCTCCAGGCCTGCTGGAGCCAGCAGGTGAGCTCGGCCCCCGAGAGCCTGGTGGGAGCCCAGCCCGACGAGCTGGCCCTGCTCCTGATTGGCTGGCTGGCGGAGCTGCTGCAGGTGCTGGGGGCGCGGCCGGACCTGCTGCAGAGGTCCTTCAAGACCGTCATGGAGCCTCCAGCAGTGGAGGAGGGGGCGGCGGCCTGGGATGGGCAGGATGTGGCCACCAAGGGTCTGGTACAGGAGCTGACCACAGCCCTGCTGCAGAGCAACCCGCTGGAGACCGATGGCCATAGAGACGATGGGATGGAAGAGGACGACTGA